Genomic window (Sulfurovum sp. NBC37-1):
GGTGAGATGATGGCTGCACACCTTAAAACACTTGCGGATTATCCGCCAGTACAGGGTGGTAAATCTTTCGATATGTCAAATGTTGTTGCTGACTTCATGAAGGGTCAGCCGTAAACACTATCAAGTAACGTTACACTTTTTCGGAGACTTCTCTCCGAAAAAACAATCATCTCATACTCTTACTGAAAATCAAAACCTTATAAACTTGATATTGGAATTTTATACGAAGGAAAAAAATGTTTAATATTAAAAGATTACTGTTGCCATTATTGGTGGCAATGGTAGGTCAATCATTGTCTGCAAATACAGCCTCTACACTTTATTATGGTGGTGATATTGTAACTATGGAGGGCAATAAACCTCAGTATGTCGAATCAATCGTTACCAAAAATGGGAAAATAGCATTTGTAGGAAAACTTGCAGAAGCACAAGAGAAGTTTAAAGATGCAGCAAAGAAAGATTTGCATGGGAAAACAATGTTCCCAGGTTTTGTTGATGCTCATGCACACTTTTATGCTTTTGGTGTACAAGCCATAGGTGCCAACCTTTTAGCCGCGCCAGATGGTAAAATAAAAAATATTGATGATATTGTCTCAACACTTAAAGAGTGGGCAAAAGGTGATGACCTTAACCGAACTGGCTGGATCTTTGGTCTTGGGTATGATGATGCTATGCTTGAAGAAGGCAGACACCCAACCAAAGAGGAACTTGACAAAGTTTCCAAGGAGATCCCTGTCATGGTCACACATATCTCGGGACATTTTTGTGTACTGAACTCTGCGGGATTGAAAAAAGCAGGTATCACGGAAGAGAGCAAAGACCCAAAAGGCGGGAAGATAAGACGCATAAAAGGTTCTCAAGAGCCAAATGGAGTACTCGAAGAGTTGGCAGCCATTCCTCTCATGATGAAAAGTATCTACCCCCATAGTAAAGAGAATGTCAAATACTTTCTTAAAAAGTCTGAAGAGACAGCGATGAAATATGGTATCACTACGGCTCAGGAAGGTCGAGCTATGGGTAACCATGAAGATATGATGATGTATGCAGAGGAAGAAGGCTTCAAGATAGATGTCATCTCTTATCTGGATTATTCAATGAAAAACAATGTGAAGGGTATGACCTGTGCAGGTATATACAAACATGAAAAAACAGGTGAAGATTA
Coding sequences:
- a CDS encoding amidohydrolase, which produces MFNIKRLLLPLLVAMVGQSLSANTASTLYYGGDIVTMEGNKPQYVESIVTKNGKIAFVGKLAEAQEKFKDAAKKDLHGKTMFPGFVDAHAHFYAFGVQAIGANLLAAPDGKIKNIDDIVSTLKEWAKGDDLNRTGWIFGLGYDDAMLEEGRHPTKEELDKVSKEIPVMVTHISGHFCVLNSAGLKKAGITEESKDPKGGKIRRIKGSQEPNGVLEELAAIPLMMKSIYPHSKENVKYFLKKSEETAMKYGITTAQEGRAMGNHEDMMMYAEEEGFKIDVISYLDYSMKNNVKGMTCAGIYKHEKTGEDYSRMKTPWVGQTYTNGYRVGGMKITLDGSPQGRTAWRTKVYILPPDGQKQGYKGYPAFDNDKELQDLYELAFKNNWQVLTHINGDAAVDQFIRTMGKAAKKYGNKDRRSVLIHGQLIRRDQIADLKRLKVIPSMYTMHTFYWGDWYKKIIGEKEAQLISPAKTFIDEGFTLTVHTDAPVALPNQMTIIDASVNRTSRSGTVMGPDERITPYQAMQAITINSAYQSFEENKKGSLKVGKIADLVVLTDNPLKCDPAKIKYIQVLETIKDGKTIYKK